In the Candidatus Binataceae bacterium genome, one interval contains:
- a CDS encoding aldehyde dehydrogenase family protein — MGASPSLESAARGAKSSAALSFLKNSPKKLLIAGKWVPSKSGKTFETLNPANEEVLALVAEGDKADVDEAVKAARKAFEEGPWASMRPHDRTKALLKIADLIEKNADELAELESLDNGKPLFESKNIDVPGAAETFRYYAGFATKIYGETNPSDPSMFNYTLREAVGVCGQIIPWNFPLLMASWKIAPALACGNVVILKPAEQTPLTAIRLGELILESGLPESVVQIITGFGPGAGSSIAEHPDIDKVAFTGSTEVGKIILKASAGNLKRVSLELGGKSPNIIFPDADMEQAVFGSSIGIFMNQGQVCCAGSRVFVQEKVYDQFTEGMSQFAKSITLGNPLDPGTRMGPLVSKEQHDRVKGYLKIGKDEGAKAKIGGEAGNQERGYFIQPTVFTGVNNQMKIAREEIFGPVASAIAFKDENDAVFQGNDTTYGLAAAVWTKDISRAHTIARKLKAGTVWINTYGQIDPMSPFGGYKQSGFGRELGKHAIELYTQIKSVYAKL; from the coding sequence ATGGGTGCATCACCGTCACTAGAAAGCGCCGCCAGAGGTGCGAAATCGAGCGCCGCGCTCAGTTTCCTCAAAAATTCGCCGAAGAAGCTTCTGATCGCAGGCAAGTGGGTTCCGTCCAAGTCGGGCAAGACCTTCGAGACTCTCAACCCGGCCAACGAAGAAGTGCTGGCTCTCGTTGCCGAAGGCGACAAGGCCGACGTCGATGAGGCGGTAAAGGCCGCGCGCAAGGCTTTCGAGGAAGGCCCCTGGGCCTCGATGCGCCCGCATGATCGCACCAAGGCGCTGCTCAAGATTGCTGATCTGATCGAGAAGAACGCCGACGAGCTGGCCGAGCTCGAATCGCTCGACAACGGCAAGCCGCTCTTCGAGTCGAAGAATATCGACGTCCCCGGCGCCGCCGAGACCTTTCGCTATTACGCCGGCTTCGCCACCAAGATTTATGGCGAGACCAATCCCTCGGATCCCTCGATGTTCAACTACACGCTGCGCGAAGCGGTTGGCGTATGCGGACAGATCATTCCGTGGAACTTCCCGCTCTTGATGGCGTCGTGGAAGATCGCGCCTGCGCTCGCGTGCGGCAACGTCGTGATCCTGAAGCCCGCCGAGCAGACGCCGCTCACCGCGATTCGCCTGGGCGAGCTGATCCTCGAATCAGGACTGCCTGAGTCCGTCGTGCAGATCATCACCGGATTCGGCCCCGGCGCCGGCAGCTCGATCGCCGAGCATCCTGATATCGACAAGGTCGCGTTCACCGGTTCGACCGAAGTCGGCAAGATCATCCTGAAGGCCTCGGCTGGCAACCTGAAGCGTGTATCGCTCGAGCTCGGCGGCAAGTCGCCGAACATCATTTTCCCCGATGCGGACATGGAGCAGGCAGTCTTCGGCTCGAGCATCGGAATCTTCATGAACCAGGGCCAGGTATGCTGCGCCGGCTCGCGCGTGTTCGTGCAAGAGAAGGTCTACGACCAGTTCACCGAAGGCATGTCGCAGTTCGCCAAGTCGATAACGCTCGGCAATCCTCTCGATCCCGGCACCCGCATGGGCCCGTTGGTATCGAAGGAGCAGCACGACCGCGTGAAGGGCTACCTGAAGATCGGCAAGGACGAGGGCGCCAAGGCCAAGATCGGTGGCGAGGCCGGCAACCAGGAGCGCGGCTACTTCATCCAGCCCACGGTCTTCACGGGTGTCAACAATCAGATGAAGATCGCGCGCGAAGAGATCTTTGGCCCGGTCGCTTCGGCGATCGCGTTCAAGGATGAAAACGACGCGGTGTTCCAGGGCAACGACACGACGTACGGCCTTGCCGCCGCCGTGTGGACCAAGGACATCAGCCGCGCCCATACGATCGCGCGCAAGCTCAAGGCGGGCACGGTCTGGATCAACACCTACGGTCAGATCGATCCGATGTCGCCGTTTGGCGGCTACAAGCAGTCGGGCTTCGGCCGCGAGCTCGGCAAGCATGCGATCGAGCTCTACACCCAGATCAAGTCCGTGTACGCAAAGCTCTAA
- a CDS encoding N-acetylmuramoyl-L-alanine amidase yields MARSFRAFSFAAAVALTIAAMAARAHASLPNLTSVQITRHGAAQEIHFEFEGVAPRMHLSAHGSELWIDLDGAHLDVPPRPLYGLESPPLKALRAMDADGHQRIVIDVQGKADYAIARLNHEILLRLAPAGAVPNLAAPILVHNDIAPKRRSRYVASAAPPEIAAPSAPEYRYGGPVIERPHPSEVEPVSIEPATPGHPLVMIDPGHGGYDPGTASESGILEKDLALQIAMQVKRALEESGIRAEMTRSTDDFISLHDRTEAANNAGADLFLSIHLNSSPNPDTTGIEVYYLNNTTDRATIRLARMENGGTTDYGATGDSNLNYILADLRQNYKANDSASLARMIDAQTVADLTSGLGVEVNALGAKKGPFYVLVGAHMPSVLVECGFLSNPSEAKRLKSPQYQELLADGIAEAVRHYLSSDAAVGNL; encoded by the coding sequence GTGGCGCGGAGCTTTCGTGCGTTTTCGTTCGCGGCTGCGGTGGCGTTGACGATCGCCGCGATGGCCGCGCGCGCTCATGCTTCCCTTCCGAACCTCACTTCAGTTCAGATCACCCGTCACGGCGCAGCGCAGGAGATTCATTTCGAGTTCGAAGGTGTAGCGCCGCGGATGCATCTGAGTGCGCATGGCAGCGAACTCTGGATCGATCTCGACGGCGCGCATCTCGACGTGCCGCCGCGCCCGCTTTACGGACTGGAATCGCCGCCGCTCAAGGCGTTGCGTGCGATGGATGCCGACGGACATCAGCGCATCGTCATCGACGTTCAGGGCAAAGCTGACTATGCGATCGCGCGCTTGAATCACGAGATTCTGTTGCGGCTCGCACCCGCGGGCGCTGTGCCGAATCTTGCCGCACCGATCCTCGTGCATAACGACATCGCGCCCAAGCGTCGCAGTCGCTACGTCGCCTCCGCGGCGCCGCCCGAGATTGCTGCGCCGTCAGCTCCCGAGTATCGCTATGGCGGTCCCGTGATCGAGCGGCCGCATCCCTCCGAAGTGGAGCCGGTGAGTATCGAGCCCGCCACGCCCGGACATCCGCTCGTCATGATCGATCCGGGCCACGGCGGCTACGATCCGGGCACGGCATCCGAATCAGGAATCTTGGAGAAGGACCTGGCGCTGCAAATTGCGATGCAGGTGAAGCGCGCGCTCGAGGAAAGTGGTATCCGAGCCGAGATGACGCGCTCGACCGACGATTTCATCAGCCTGCACGATCGCACCGAGGCTGCTAACAACGCCGGCGCCGATCTGTTCCTGTCGATTCATCTCAACTCGAGTCCCAATCCCGACACGACCGGCATTGAAGTTTACTATCTCAACAATACGACCGACCGCGCGACGATCCGCCTCGCCCGGATGGAGAATGGCGGCACGACCGACTATGGCGCCACCGGGGACTCCAACCTAAACTACATCCTGGCCGACCTGCGCCAGAACTATAAGGCGAATGATTCGGCCTCGCTGGCCAGGATGATCGATGCGCAAACGGTCGCCGATCTGACCAGCGGACTGGGAGTCGAGGTGAACGCACTCGGAGCGAAAAAGGGTCCTTTTTACGTGCTGGTCGGTGCGCATATGCCGTCGGTGCTGGTCGAGTGCGGCTTCCTGTCGAACCCGAGCGAGGCCAAGCGTCTGAAGTCCCCGCAATACCAGGAGCTTCTGGCTGACGGTATCGCGGAAGCCGTGCGGCACTACCTGAGCTCAGACGCGGCCGTGGGAAATCTGTGA